A portion of the Granulosicoccus antarcticus IMCC3135 genome contains these proteins:
- a CDS encoding DUF2189 domain-containing protein: MSLLAREFGMVTHEYVKKTSEARTPVSSQESGLQKGSAMSVNRVRTLAASEWLVQAAMDIHASRYQSLLYGLFFVLMGLGIDSAHEGNAAFAIGLSAAFMFTGPFLSIGLYELSRQIQEGEKLDLWLSMFSWCKNPAAVGRFAFYLSVVMVAWLWLSTVLMAALHQPSGMLFAAFLLSLWAALAIVVFMASVVAIPMMLDRPVSAAQAVRFSLRCCRLNAWALCLWASIVACGVGLSLALGYWPLLLVGPLLGHATWHAYRDMLGCQYADMPTDSGKA, translated from the coding sequence ATGAGCTTGCTCGCCAGAGAATTCGGAATGGTTACCCACGAATACGTAAAAAAAACGTCTGAAGCTCGAACCCCGGTATCTTCGCAAGAGTCTGGTCTGCAAAAAGGCAGCGCGATGTCGGTCAACAGGGTTCGTACGCTGGCTGCGAGCGAATGGCTTGTACAGGCGGCGATGGATATTCATGCCAGTCGTTACCAGAGTTTGTTGTACGGACTGTTTTTCGTCTTGATGGGCTTGGGTATTGATAGCGCTCACGAAGGTAACGCCGCATTCGCCATAGGGCTGAGTGCCGCGTTCATGTTTACAGGGCCATTTCTGTCAATCGGCTTGTATGAGTTATCCCGACAGATACAAGAGGGTGAAAAACTTGATCTGTGGTTGTCTATGTTCAGCTGGTGCAAAAATCCGGCAGCGGTCGGGCGTTTCGCTTTCTATCTGAGTGTGGTCATGGTTGCCTGGTTGTGGCTATCGACAGTCTTGATGGCAGCATTGCACCAACCCTCGGGTATGCTGTTCGCCGCTTTCTTGCTGAGCTTGTGGGCGGCACTGGCAATAGTTGTGTTCATGGCCAGTGTGGTTGCGATACCGATGATGCTGGATCGGCCAGTGAGTGCCGCGCAGGCTGTTCGATTCAGTCTCAGGTGTTGCCGGCTCAATGCCTGGGCTCTATGCCTCTGGGCATCTATCGTGGCCTGCGGTGTCGGTTTGTCACTGGCTCTGGGCTATTGGCCGCTTCTGTTGGTGGGTCCCTTGCTGGGTCATGCAACCTGGCATGCTTATCGAGATATGCTGGGTTGCCAGTACGCGGACATGCCGACAGACTCCGGAAAGGCATGA
- a CDS encoding BNR repeat-containing protein yields the protein MSRFCSVLFLAWLVATSLSACDNNTELSGNNPYDHHLSYVAQGWAQNSVNATIFRKNSLATYQQQQYIAFYSDDSEVMLGKRPLGTDDWEVAATGYFGRATDAHNGISIMIDGTGYVHMAWDHHVDTLRYARSLAPESLQLGPMMAMVGTDEMAVTYPEFHRLPSGDILFAYRDGSSGNGRLIINQYDHALMQWKRIQSNLLDGEGQRNAYWQIHIGSDSTIHLSWVWRETGDVATNHDMHYARSGNGGISWQSATGNNYSLPMTQQTVDPIWLISQGSNLINQTSITADSNGTPYIATYYRESLTAFTQVHVIYPISKTSSGGEPLEWTSETVSNRQMDFSLSGGGSKSLPISRPQIISDSRNGVHRLHIIYRDSEYDDRAIMASSNLTTGATWQYTVLTDQSVDRWEPSYDTELWRQQSRLHLYVQAVGQIDGEGVDTDRPPSNVQVLEVSLPEVE from the coding sequence GTGAGCAGATTCTGTTCAGTGCTCTTTCTAGCCTGGCTTGTCGCAACAAGCCTGTCAGCCTGCGATAACAACACTGAGCTCTCGGGAAATAACCCATACGATCATCACCTGAGTTATGTTGCTCAGGGATGGGCGCAGAACAGTGTCAATGCGACCATCTTCCGCAAAAATTCCCTTGCAACGTATCAACAGCAGCAATACATCGCTTTCTACTCAGATGACAGCGAAGTCATGCTGGGCAAGCGGCCCCTAGGCACAGATGACTGGGAGGTGGCCGCAACCGGCTACTTCGGCAGAGCGACCGATGCGCATAACGGTATCAGTATCATGATCGATGGAACTGGCTATGTGCACATGGCTTGGGATCATCATGTTGACACTCTGCGTTATGCACGCTCGCTGGCTCCAGAGAGTCTGCAATTGGGCCCCATGATGGCCATGGTCGGCACGGACGAGATGGCAGTCACCTATCCCGAATTTCATCGCTTGCCCTCTGGGGACATTCTGTTTGCTTACCGAGATGGCAGTTCTGGCAACGGTCGACTTATTATCAACCAGTACGATCATGCCTTGATGCAGTGGAAGCGCATTCAGAGCAACCTGCTCGATGGTGAAGGGCAACGCAATGCCTATTGGCAAATTCATATCGGCTCAGACAGCACCATTCACCTGTCGTGGGTCTGGCGCGAAACCGGCGATGTTGCCACCAATCACGACATGCACTATGCCCGATCTGGCAACGGTGGCATTAGCTGGCAAAGCGCCACCGGGAACAACTACTCGCTTCCAATGACACAGCAGACAGTCGATCCAATCTGGCTCATTAGTCAGGGCAGCAATCTGATCAACCAGACATCGATAACAGCAGATAGCAATGGCACACCCTATATCGCGACCTATTACCGTGAAAGTCTCACAGCGTTCACTCAAGTCCATGTCATCTATCCAATCAGCAAGACAAGCTCGGGTGGAGAACCCCTTGAATGGACCAGTGAAACAGTCAGTAACAGGCAAATGGATTTTTCGCTATCCGGGGGCGGTTCCAAAAGCCTACCCATCAGCAGACCGCAGATTATTTCTGATTCACGAAACGGCGTCCACCGACTCCACATCATCTATCGAGATTCAGAATACGATGATCGCGCCATCATGGCCAGTAGCAATCTCACCACCGGTGCTACGTGGCAATACACTGTTTTGACTGATCAATCGGTGGACCGATGGGAACCCTCCTACGATACTGAACTCTGGAGACAACAATCCCGATTGCACCTCTATGTGCAAGCCGTAGGACAAATAGATGGCGAAGGCGTCGATACAGATCGACCTCCGAGTAACGTTCAGGTTCTGGAAGTCAGCTTGCCAGAGGTAGAGTAA
- a CDS encoding esterase-like activity of phytase family protein has product MPPTPTRTRLSVMIGGILLATSVSPVIAADYFGRIASFPVAANLPVDVAPDTETSAEIISASDDGMTLIYSDSPLGGIGFIDITDPTLPAAAGFVSLDGEPTSVVVAGSYALVGVNTSSSYAEPAGKLVMVEISSQSVVAECELGGQPDSVALSSDKSLVAVAIENERDEELNDGALPQLPAGFVSVLSLGDKGSMDCAGLKRIELTGLDMVGSDDPEPEFVDFNENNELVVTLQENNHLAVIDANTGKLLNDFTAGTVDLINVDVAEEGALTFSGQQLGRVREPDAVKWLDDERFVTANEGDYQGGSRGFSIFDKHGAMLYDSGLDLEYRIAQAGHYPENRSGNKGVEPEGLEVASFNGETYLFVLAERAGMVAVYKDTGAEPEFIQLLPAGVAPEGVIAIPSRSLLAVANEADLVADGGVRSQVMLYAQDQNVASYPTIESGRIDGKPVAWGALSGLAADPVVPGLLYAVNDSFYGMQPQLLTIDASTQPARITQATTITRNGSAAQSLDLEGVASDGQGGFWLASEGRTERLIPHAVLHVNAQGQIQKQISFPPELLAVEKRFGSEGITQIGDTLWIAIQRSWSDDPEGMTKLLAYDLKNETWGAVHYPLESADEGWVGLSEITTYGDAVYIVERDNQIAQDARIKRLYRVALDELKPAALGSQLPVVEKWLVHDFVPDLQAFNGYVLDKIEGFTIDAAGAAYAVTDNDGVDGSNGETLFFNVSLDDRVSVE; this is encoded by the coding sequence ATGCCTCCCACTCCTACTCGAACGCGCCTGTCAGTCATGATAGGTGGGATACTTCTGGCAACGTCAGTCTCGCCAGTGATAGCCGCCGACTACTTCGGGCGCATTGCCAGTTTTCCGGTTGCTGCTAATCTGCCCGTAGATGTTGCCCCTGATACTGAAACCTCCGCTGAAATCATCAGCGCCTCTGATGATGGCATGACGCTGATCTACAGTGACAGTCCCTTGGGAGGTATCGGTTTCATCGACATTACTGATCCGACTCTACCCGCGGCGGCAGGCTTTGTGTCTCTGGATGGTGAGCCTACCTCTGTGGTCGTTGCCGGATCCTATGCTCTGGTAGGGGTAAACACCTCTAGCAGTTACGCAGAGCCTGCCGGAAAACTGGTCATGGTTGAGATCTCCTCCCAGTCGGTAGTGGCTGAATGCGAGCTGGGTGGACAGCCCGATTCAGTAGCCTTGTCATCCGACAAGTCTCTGGTGGCCGTTGCGATCGAGAACGAACGTGATGAAGAGCTGAACGATGGAGCTTTGCCGCAATTGCCAGCAGGTTTTGTGAGTGTGCTGAGTCTGGGCGATAAGGGATCGATGGATTGTGCGGGGTTGAAGCGTATCGAGCTGACCGGTCTTGATATGGTTGGCAGTGATGACCCTGAGCCCGAATTCGTAGACTTCAATGAGAACAACGAATTGGTTGTCACATTGCAGGAGAATAATCATCTGGCAGTCATTGATGCGAACACCGGCAAGCTGTTGAACGACTTTACTGCCGGTACGGTCGATCTGATCAATGTCGACGTTGCGGAAGAAGGGGCGCTGACATTTTCTGGTCAGCAACTGGGGCGTGTTCGAGAGCCGGACGCGGTCAAATGGCTGGATGACGAGCGTTTTGTAACCGCCAACGAAGGTGATTATCAGGGTGGTTCAAGAGGCTTCAGTATTTTCGACAAGCACGGAGCGATGTTGTACGACAGCGGCCTTGATCTGGAATATCGTATTGCGCAGGCAGGTCACTATCCGGAAAATCGCAGTGGCAACAAGGGGGTGGAGCCTGAAGGGTTGGAAGTGGCAAGCTTCAATGGTGAAACCTATCTGTTCGTACTGGCCGAGCGTGCCGGTATGGTGGCTGTCTACAAGGATACGGGTGCCGAGCCTGAATTTATCCAGCTGTTACCCGCAGGTGTTGCACCAGAAGGTGTCATAGCCATTCCTTCCCGATCCCTGCTCGCTGTGGCCAATGAAGCGGATCTGGTTGCTGATGGCGGGGTGCGCTCACAGGTCATGCTCTATGCTCAGGATCAGAACGTGGCGAGTTATCCCACTATTGAGTCGGGAAGAATCGATGGTAAGCCGGTTGCCTGGGGTGCCTTGTCGGGGCTGGCTGCAGATCCTGTGGTACCTGGTCTGCTCTACGCGGTTAATGACAGCTTCTATGGTATGCAGCCGCAACTGCTGACTATCGATGCAAGCACTCAGCCCGCACGCATTACCCAGGCGACGACGATCACACGCAATGGCAGTGCTGCGCAATCACTTGACCTGGAAGGCGTTGCCAGTGATGGGCAGGGTGGCTTTTGGCTGGCCTCGGAAGGTCGTACGGAGCGTCTGATTCCGCATGCTGTTTTGCATGTGAATGCGCAGGGGCAGATCCAGAAGCAGATATCTTTTCCTCCTGAATTGCTGGCGGTAGAAAAACGGTTTGGCAGTGAAGGAATCACGCAAATTGGCGATACCTTGTGGATTGCCATTCAGCGCAGCTGGAGTGATGACCCAGAAGGTATGACGAAACTGTTGGCCTATGATCTGAAGAATGAGACGTGGGGAGCCGTTCACTATCCGCTTGAAAGTGCTGATGAGGGTTGGGTTGGGTTGTCCGAAATAACAACCTATGGCGATGCTGTCTATATCGTGGAACGGGATAATCAGATTGCGCAGGACGCTCGTATCAAGCGCTTGTACCGAGTCGCACTCGATGAGCTGAAGCCGGCGGCATTAGGCTCGCAGTTGCCGGTGGTTGAAAAGTGGTTGGTGCATGACTTTGTTCCGGACCTGCAGGCATTTAATGGCTATGTGCTGGATAAGATCGAGGGTTTCACTATTGATGCGGCAGGTGCGGCCTACGCGGTGACTGATAACGATGGTGTGGATGGCAGTAATGGTGAGACGCTGTTTTTCAACGTCTCGCTGGATGATAGGGTCAGCGTGGAATAG
- the cysN gene encoding sulfate adenylyltransferase subunit CysN — protein MQAESDALIANDISAYLDKHEHKSLLRFITCGSVDDGKSTLIGRLLYESKTLFEDQLDTVTNDSKKWGTQGKNIDFALLVDGLAAEREQGITIDVAYRFFSTDSRKFIVADTPGHEQYTRNMVTGASTADVAVILVDARAGLLTQTRRHSYLVSLLGIRNVVLAVNKMDLMDYDESVFTSITEDYMKFAKSLNIENITAIPMSALAGDNITEPSNNMSWYHGTTLLSWLETVKIDNERRQEEAFRMPVQWVNRPSLDFRGYAGTITGGRVAPGDAIRIQPSGRMSQVARIVTFDGDLDEAVTGQSVTLTLTDEVDASRGDVISAGEAPASVADQFETTIVWMHDEPLLAGRPYLLKMGTKTVNATVTTIKHQVNVNTLEESAATQLELNAIGVCNISTDQPLAFDSYKTNREMGGFILIDRMNNATVGAGMLHFSLRRADNIHLQATDVDKKVRSAQKSQKPAIVWFTGLSGAGKSTIANLVEKQLLAKGHHTYLLDGDNVRHGLNRDLGFTDADRVENIRRIGEVASLMVDSGLIVLTAFISPFRSERALARSLVEEGEFIEVHVDTPLSIAEDRDPKGLYKKARRGELSNFTGIDSPYEAPEQPEIMVDTSAMSAEQAAERVVAELRRRGVLNPPE, from the coding sequence ATGCAAGCCGAATCTGATGCGCTGATCGCGAACGATATCAGTGCCTACCTGGACAAACACGAACACAAAAGCCTGCTGCGATTCATTACCTGTGGCAGCGTCGACGATGGCAAGAGTACGCTGATTGGTCGTCTTCTCTATGAATCAAAAACCCTCTTCGAAGACCAGCTGGATACGGTCACTAACGACTCGAAAAAATGGGGAACTCAAGGCAAGAACATCGACTTCGCACTGCTTGTCGATGGGCTTGCTGCAGAACGCGAACAAGGCATCACCATTGATGTTGCCTATCGCTTCTTTTCTACCGACAGTCGCAAGTTCATTGTTGCCGATACCCCGGGACATGAGCAATACACGCGAAACATGGTTACTGGCGCCTCCACGGCTGATGTTGCCGTCATTCTGGTTGATGCTCGCGCCGGCCTGCTAACCCAAACCAGGCGTCATAGCTACCTGGTTTCGCTACTGGGTATTCGCAACGTCGTACTGGCTGTCAACAAGATGGACTTGATGGATTATGACGAGAGTGTCTTCACCAGCATCACTGAAGACTATATGAAGTTTGCCAAGTCTCTGAATATCGAAAACATCACCGCCATTCCCATGTCGGCATTGGCGGGCGACAACATCACCGAGCCTAGCAACAACATGTCGTGGTATCACGGCACAACACTGCTGTCCTGGCTGGAGACCGTCAAGATCGACAACGAGCGTCGCCAGGAAGAAGCGTTTCGCATGCCTGTACAGTGGGTCAATCGACCGTCACTGGATTTTCGTGGCTACGCAGGCACCATTACCGGTGGCCGTGTCGCACCCGGCGATGCAATCCGCATACAACCATCAGGTCGCATGAGCCAGGTTGCTCGTATCGTGACTTTTGATGGCGATCTTGATGAGGCTGTCACCGGCCAGTCCGTGACACTGACACTGACCGACGAAGTCGATGCCTCCAGAGGTGATGTCATATCAGCTGGCGAAGCACCGGCCAGTGTGGCCGATCAGTTTGAAACGACCATTGTATGGATGCATGATGAACCGTTGCTGGCGGGTCGCCCCTATCTGCTGAAGATGGGCACCAAGACCGTCAATGCGACAGTGACAACTATCAAGCACCAGGTGAATGTCAACACACTGGAAGAGAGTGCAGCAACGCAGCTGGAACTCAACGCCATTGGTGTTTGCAACATCAGCACCGACCAGCCACTGGCATTTGATTCTTACAAAACGAATCGTGAAATGGGCGGCTTCATCCTGATAGACCGGATGAATAATGCAACTGTGGGCGCAGGCATGCTGCACTTCTCATTGCGACGTGCTGACAACATTCACTTACAGGCAACTGATGTTGACAAGAAGGTTCGCTCTGCACAGAAAAGCCAGAAACCAGCGATTGTCTGGTTTACCGGACTCTCAGGTGCTGGCAAGTCAACGATTGCAAATCTGGTTGAAAAGCAGTTGCTGGCCAAAGGACATCACACCTACCTTCTTGACGGTGACAATGTTCGTCACGGCCTGAATCGTGACCTGGGTTTCACTGACGCGGATCGTGTCGAGAACATCCGACGTATCGGTGAAGTAGCCAGCCTGATGGTCGATTCCGGACTGATCGTGCTGACAGCCTTCATCTCGCCATTCCGCTCCGAGCGCGCTCTCGCCCGCTCACTGGTCGAGGAAGGTGAATTCATCGAGGTGCATGTCGACACGCCATTGAGCATCGCTGAAGATCGCGATCCCAAAGGCTTGTACAAGAAAGCACGCCGCGGCGAACTGAGCAACTTTACGGGTATAGACTCACCGTATGAAGCACCAGAACAGCCGGAGATCATGGTCGACACATCTGCCATGAGCGCCGAACAGGCGGCAGAACGAGTGGTTGCCGAACTGCGACGTCGTGGTGTTCTCAATCCACCTGAGTAG
- the cysD gene encoding sulfate adenylyltransferase subunit CysD: protein MTSTSDKKPAASPASKTGSTSNARTLTHLQRLEAESIHIMREVVAEADNPVMLYSVGKDSAVMLHLARKAFFPATPPFPLLHVDTGWKFKAMYDFRDKIVKEYGMELLTHINPEGVAQKVNPFTHGSALHTDIMKTQGLKQALDEHRFDIAFGGARRDEEKSRAKERVFSFRSAQHRWDAKNQRPELWSLYNARKQRDESIRVFPISNWTELDIWQYIHRENIPIVPLYLAGERPVVMRDGAMIMVDDDRMPMKEGEVPEMRSVRFRTLGCYPLTGAVESTATTLEEIIQEMLLTRTSERQGRMIDHDSAASMEKKKQEGYF, encoded by the coding sequence ATGACATCAACAAGCGACAAAAAGCCTGCGGCGTCGCCTGCCAGCAAGACCGGCAGCACGAGCAACGCCCGCACACTCACCCACCTGCAGCGCCTGGAAGCTGAAAGCATCCACATCATGCGCGAAGTGGTGGCCGAAGCTGACAATCCAGTCATGCTCTACTCCGTTGGCAAGGACAGCGCAGTCATGCTGCACCTGGCCCGAAAAGCATTCTTTCCGGCGACCCCACCTTTTCCTTTGCTGCACGTCGATACCGGCTGGAAGTTCAAGGCCATGTACGACTTTCGTGACAAGATCGTCAAGGAATATGGCATGGAACTGCTGACCCACATCAACCCTGAAGGCGTGGCTCAGAAGGTCAACCCTTTCACACACGGTTCAGCTCTACACACCGACATCATGAAGACTCAGGGTCTCAAGCAAGCTCTGGACGAGCACCGCTTCGATATCGCCTTTGGCGGTGCCCGACGCGATGAAGAGAAATCACGAGCCAAAGAACGCGTGTTCTCCTTTCGCAGCGCGCAACATCGCTGGGATGCAAAGAACCAGCGCCCGGAACTCTGGAGCCTGTACAACGCACGCAAACAACGCGATGAATCAATCCGCGTATTCCCGATCTCCAACTGGACAGAACTGGATATCTGGCAATACATTCACCGCGAGAACATCCCCATCGTGCCCCTGTACCTGGCTGGCGAACGCCCTGTTGTCATGCGCGATGGCGCCATGATCATGGTGGACGACGATCGCATGCCCATGAAGGAAGGTGAAGTACCGGAAATGCGCAGCGTACGCTTTCGTACCCTGGGCTGCTATCCGCTCACAGGTGCGGTCGAATCTACTGCAACCACACTTGAAGAAATCATTCAGGAGATGCTGCTGACGCGCACCTCCGAACGTCAGGGCCGCATGATCGATCACGATTCAGCCGCCTCCATGGAAAAGAAAAAGCAAGAGGGCTACTTCTGA
- the miaB gene encoding tRNA (N6-isopentenyl adenosine(37)-C2)-methylthiotransferase MiaB, which yields MTRKVFIKTHGCQMNEYDSAKMLAVLAEDGPVEATSDPAEADILLLNTCSIREKAQEKVFSQLGRWRPYKEAREGVVIGVGGCVASQEGEAIHQRAPYVDVVFGPQTLHRLPQLLEKSRLDSASVVDISFPEIEKFDCLPEPKAEGPSAYVSIIEGCSKYCSFCVVPYTRGEEISRPLDDVVDEVMSLAEQGVREIHLLGQNVNSYRGTMHEGGTADLALLIRYVAAIEGVERIRFTTSHPVEFSDSLIEAYATVPELVSFLHLPVQSGSDRILAAMKRGHTAIEYKSKIRKLMLARPDLTLSSDFIVGFPGETDKDFEDTMKLIESMGFDQSYSFIFSARPGTPAASLPDETPMAVKKERLARLQALIIQQAAAISKSMIGSTQRVLVDRPSRKDPEQMSGRTENNRVVNFNGDTSMIGHFADVKITEALPNSLRGELVEMAETVVVACQD from the coding sequence ATGACACGAAAGGTATTCATCAAGACACACGGTTGTCAGATGAACGAATACGACTCGGCAAAGATGCTTGCTGTGCTGGCTGAAGATGGCCCGGTCGAAGCGACATCTGATCCTGCCGAAGCTGACATTCTGCTGCTCAATACGTGCTCCATCCGTGAGAAGGCTCAAGAAAAGGTCTTTTCGCAGTTGGGACGATGGCGTCCCTACAAGGAGGCCCGTGAGGGGGTGGTCATTGGTGTTGGTGGCTGTGTGGCCAGTCAGGAAGGCGAGGCAATCCACCAGCGAGCACCGTATGTGGATGTGGTGTTCGGTCCACAAACCCTGCATCGCCTGCCTCAGTTGCTGGAAAAAAGTCGACTCGACAGTGCTTCTGTGGTGGATATCAGCTTCCCTGAGATAGAGAAGTTCGACTGCTTGCCAGAGCCCAAGGCCGAAGGTCCGAGTGCCTACGTCTCTATTATTGAAGGGTGTAGTAAATACTGCAGCTTCTGCGTGGTGCCCTATACGCGCGGCGAAGAAATCAGCAGACCTCTGGATGATGTTGTTGACGAGGTCATGTCGCTGGCAGAGCAGGGTGTTCGGGAAATCCATCTCCTGGGTCAGAATGTAAACTCCTACCGAGGCACGATGCACGAAGGAGGAACCGCTGATCTGGCCTTGTTGATACGTTACGTGGCAGCCATTGAGGGTGTCGAGCGCATTCGTTTTACTACCTCACATCCGGTGGAGTTCAGTGATTCCCTGATAGAGGCCTATGCCACAGTGCCGGAGCTGGTCAGCTTTCTGCATCTGCCAGTGCAAAGTGGATCGGATCGCATATTGGCGGCGATGAAGCGTGGACATACAGCAATTGAGTACAAATCCAAGATCAGGAAGTTGATGTTGGCGCGTCCTGACCTCACATTGTCGTCTGATTTCATCGTCGGCTTCCCCGGCGAGACTGACAAGGACTTTGAGGACACCATGAAACTGATAGAAAGCATGGGCTTTGACCAGTCCTACAGCTTTATCTTCAGTGCGCGTCCCGGAACGCCGGCAGCCTCGCTACCTGATGAGACGCCCATGGCGGTCAAGAAGGAGCGTCTGGCACGCTTGCAAGCCCTGATCATCCAACAGGCTGCAGCCATTAGCAAGAGCATGATTGGCAGTACTCAGCGTGTGCTGGTTGATCGTCCCTCCAGAAAAGATCCTGAGCAGATGAGCGGGCGGACAGAAAATAATCGTGTCGTCAACTTTAACGGTGACACCTCCATGATCGGCCATTTTGCCGATGTGAAAATTACTGAAGCACTGCCCAATTCCCTGCGTGGCGAACTGGTCGAAATGGCTGAAACTGTGGTTGTTGCATGTCAAGATTAG